ATTAACTTATATTATTAGTTATCAACAATATAGATACTTTTTAAGGATCGACTATTTACATTGACTGCCATAGCCAGTATTAGTTTTAAAATAAGGAAAAATTCTGTGTCTGATTATGTGACACTGATGTCAGCCGTTAGCTTGTGGCTGTTTTACTCTTTCTCGCTCGTGGATGTTACCACTGACCAGTGACAATGGATGATCTTCCATTGTTTGTCAGGTTGTTGCCTGTAAACTTCAGTGCATTTTTCACGGAAAACATCGCTTCCGATATGTGATACCAGGTTATAACTCAAAACGGCAGTTTCACCGGCTATCTGAACAACAGGCTCAATCATCTCGCAGCTGTCTATCCGGAATGCTCCCTGCATGCTTTCATAGAAAGCCTTTACTTTTTCAAATCCATCGAACCGTTTTTCCCGGAAAGGATCGAAATAGGTGATGTCATCAGCATATATTTCCAGAAAACCGGACGGATTTCCCTTGTTCAGTTTCTCCAGTGCAGTTTTTTCCATTGTAATAATGGCAGTTGCCAGGTCTTCCTGATCCAAGTCTTGTGCTTCAGATTGTGTTATATTTTTATCCTTCGTGGTAGTCTGAACGCAGCCGGAAAAACAAATAACAGCAGCTGCAACGTAGATAATTTTTCTCATAATTGATTTCGTTCTGGTTCCCTGTGTGTTTATAGTATTAATCTTCTGCTCATGCCTCCATACAAATAAAACAATAAATTAAGATAACCGGAATGCAGTTTCCAATATTTCCTCAAGGCTTCCGGATGCATATTTTCAGGCTATATGCATGGGTCTGGCGGTGCGGGTTAGTTATAGCAGGGCAGGGGATGGAATGAGTTTTTGTCATCAATCCCGGAGAGCGTAACTGCCATCTTTCCCCGGGTGGCATCAGACACCAGTCCGGTTCGGTATAGCAGCAAACGTCTTTGATTTTCCGGTTAGGCAGGTCAGCACTCTGAAACTGGCAACGCCAATTGTATATACCGATCTGTTTTCTGCCGGCGCATTATCTGGGAGGAAACCTGAATGGCAGAGAAAATCTTATATTAACTTTTTTACCTTTCATTAACCCTGGTTCCCATTCAGGGGATTCGGATACTGCCCTTAAAACCTCCCTGTCGAGATGCTTATTCATTGAGCTTCTTGTGATGCTTATATCACATACCTCTCCGGCAGTATTTACAACGAATGTCACAATTGTCAACCCGGTTATACGCCTGTAAGCTTCCATCGGGGGGTAGTGGAGAGTTTTATTAATATACACTCTGCAACTGAGTATATCACCCCCTTTGAATGTCGGCATTTTGTCGGCAACAACGTAAATAGAATTCTCGTCAGTTTGCCCCTCTTCAATATTGTAGCAGTTTTTTAATGTAAAATCGTAGTCTATTATAAGAGGCTCGGCATCAGCATTTTTATACGACCATTTCCCGACCATGTCTCCTTGCCTGTATTGCCCGGTGACAGTGTCAAATCCGCACAATTTTGTGGAGAATATGAAAGTTCCGTTTTCAATTTTGGGGTTCAAAGAGTAATACTCACCTGTCATTAAAACTTTCCCGGATCTGTCTGTCTCAGTTATCCGGTAAAGGGTATCGTTAATGGTTAAGATCTGACGTATATAATCAGCTTTTTGCTCATCGGATGTGGCCCAGTTCCTGTCATAATACTGGTAAGTAACACTTTGACCGAAAGCAAAAGCATGAGTTGTTAACAGGATGAACAGAAGTGCTTTACTTTTCATAATATTGATTGATAAGGTGAATTTCTGGTATAGCTTGCTGCCAGTGTTTTTGCGGTATCAAACGTCTGGGAGAGCGTGTTGCCTTCGTATACACCGTTACAGATAGTTAATTCATGGCATGGATGGCCGGATAACCATTTCACTCCGGAAATTCTTTGACCGCACGTTATGAACTGATTTTTCATTCCCGGTTTTTGTCATTATTATCCTATAGTTTGATTCCAAAATTTGAGTACAAAAAAGTTCCGCTACCGTGTTTTAGTTTCCCCTTATTATACAAGCCGGTGAAGGCTTTGTCCATATCCTTGATAATCGACAATGGGACATTTATATCGTGATGTGCCGGCAGAATTTTCCTTACCGGCAGAGGCAGCAGTTTTTTTATCGAGTTCATATAGGCAACCGGATCTGTTGACGGATAATATGCAAACAATTCGCCAATATAAATTAAATCGCCAGTGTATAAATATCCTCTATCGTTTTCGAAAAAGCACATATGTCCGGGAGAATGTCCCGGTGTGTGCAGAACCTGTATTGTCCTTCGTCCCAGTTCAATTGTATCGTTGTCTTTTAACACTCTTGCCGGGACTCCTTCAAACAGATAATAATTATTGACATCAAAGTCTTTTGGAAAATCGCACGGTTCTTCTGTTAATAAATCCCGAACCTGTTCTGTTGTCAAAGGAAATCCACCATTTATCCATTCTGTTTCTGCTTCGTGTACGTAAAAATCAGAAAAATATTTATGTCCGCCAAAGTGGTCGTAGTGTACATGTGTCGTAACTGCCGTAACAGGTTTATCTGTCAGTTTTTGTACTTGTTCCAGGATATTTTCCACGCCAAGACCTGTGTCGATTAGTAAGCATTTTTCTGCTCCGTTTAGTACGTAACTATGTGTTTCTTCCCAATGTTTATATTCGCTTATAACCGAGGTGTCGTCGTCTATTTTTTCAATTGTAAACCAATCGTTTTCATTGTTATTCATCATTCTCAACTTCTCTTTATCCGTTCTTACATTCTCTTTCGTTAACCTTGCCCATAACATATTTATCAGGTAAACGTTTCCTACATACCAACATCTGATTAAAGATATCTTGAGCAACAAGATTTAAACGTTGCATAAATTTATAATAAACTTCTAAAAATTAGTAGTAAGTCAGGGAGCAATTGATATTAACCGGTTCATGGTGAATCTGGATTGAGCCTGACATTGTCGCCCCCGGGACCATGTCAGTATCCACGCGTTCTCAAAGCCCTTGTAACGTTGAATATAACGATGACAGGAAGCGGGAGTAAACGGCCGGGCCGGTACGGGTACATGGAGCCAGATCAGGGTCGGTTTGCATAGCCCAACTACCTGCCGGCACGACAGCCCGGCAGGGAATTAAGCAGATAATGCAGATATGAGCATAACCGGCCCGGTGATAAACCTCTCCGGCGACAGCCTGATCAGTCTGCTGGATTTGAGAAAGAATCTGGTGTATCCGGCGATAGAGACTGAGCAGTATTAGCGCTGCAATGAACTGAGTCTTACTCTTCAGGTGCAGTCCGGGATGCTGTTAAGTTGTTGAATCAAGATCAAGAATATAATTAACAGCAAGTTCAATTACGGATTTTACTGCCCGGGGCTCAATCTTGTCGAGTGTATCGGAGGGAGTATGGTAATAAGCTGTCTTATTCTTAAAATTCAGGGGCATCCCTATGACGGATGCTACCTGTGCTTTGTGCTTTACAAACCATGAAGCATCTGTTCCCCCTCCTCCGAACGGGATCCTCCCGGGTTTTATCCCGATGCCTAGCTGCCTGGCAATGTCGAGGCATTTCCGGTTCTGCAACGCGGATAAAGGCACCAGTCCGTTTCTGTCCCTTTCCAATAAGGTTAAATCGTCATAAGAATATATGCTGTCGATATTCAATACAAATGTTGGGGTGTCATTTATGTCTTTGATATGTCTCCGGATGTAGGCCTTAACCCCTCTCTGACCGGCTTCCTCGGCGTCGGTGCTAAGGAAGACCAGCCTGGTCTTCCTGAGATTCATTTTAAGAGGATTGCCTTTGCCGAATATCCAAGAGAGTTTAACGGCGATAACGGATCCGATAAGATTATCTCCGGCTCCAGGCGAGGGTTCATTTGTGATAAAGAAGAACAGTGGCAGCACGGCTACGGATAAAACTATCACTAATATCATCAGGATGTCACTGTATAAGACATGGCCGCCTATCACCAGGAACAGAAACCTGT
This DNA window, taken from Candidatus Bathyarchaeota archaeon, encodes the following:
- a CDS encoding MBL fold metallo-hydrolase, whose protein sequence is MNNNENDWFTIEKIDDDTSVISEYKHWEETHSYVLNGAEKCLLIDTGLGVENILEQVQKLTDKPVTAVTTHVHYDHFGGHKYFSDFYVHEAETEWINGGFPLTTEQVRDLLTEEPCDFPKDFDVNNYYLFEGVPARVLKDNDTIELGRRTIQVLHTPGHSPGHMCFFENDRGYLYTGDLIYIGELFAYYPSTDPVAYMNSIKKLLPLPVRKILPAHHDINVPLSIIKDMDKAFTGLYNKGKLKHGSGTFLYSNFGIKL
- a CDS encoding energy transducer TonB; the protein is MKSKALLFILLTTHAFAFGQSVTYQYYDRNWATSDEQKADYIRQILTINDTLYRITETDRSGKVLMTGEYYSLNPKIENGTFIFSTKLCGFDTVTGQYRQGDMVGKWSYKNADAEPLIIDYDFTLKNCYNIEEGQTDENSIYVVADKMPTFKGGDILSCRVYINKTLHYPPMEAYRRITGLTIVTFVVNTAGEVCDISITRSSMNKHLDREVLRAVSESPEWEPGLMKGKKVNIRFSLPFRFPPR
- a CDS encoding M28 family metallopeptidase encodes the protein MRDLFRLTDESTDEVFETASRLLDRFTCRITGTDAALKAGEAIKELFSGSCDKSATEPFRVHPGQLWNIGRILAIIFLISSVAYWFGRVGVYVSVCIIIAGAVYGISHFIFYVSLFDKLFPGKNAQNAVGIIEPDNRTEQQVIVVGHHDSAYVFRYLKSHQSLYGFIMIMSIGSYLCGTAISVYRFLFLVIGGHVLYSDILMILVIVLSVAVLPLFFFITNEPSPGAGDNLIGSVIAVKLSWIFGKGNPLKMNLRKTRLVFLSTDAEEAGQRGVKAYIRRHIKDINDTPTFVLNIDSIYSYDDLTLLERDRNGLVPLSALQNRKCLDIARQLGIGIKPGRIPFGGGGTDASWFVKHKAQVASVIGMPLNFKNKTAYYHTPSDTLDKIEPRAVKSVIELAVNYILDLDSTT
- a CDS encoding nuclear transport factor 2 family protein; this encodes MRKIIYVAAAVICFSGCVQTTTKDKNITQSEAQDLDQEDLATAIITMEKTALEKLNKGNPSGFLEIYADDITYFDPFREKRFDGFEKVKAFYESMQGAFRIDSCEMIEPVVQIAGETAVLSYNLVSHIGSDVFREKCTEVYRQQPDKQWKIIHCHWSVVTSTSEKE